The following coding sequences lie in one Montipora foliosa isolate CH-2021 chromosome 11, ASM3666993v2, whole genome shotgun sequence genomic window:
- the LOC137977849 gene encoding galanin receptor type 1-like, with translation MSQQTTGKDFSQTDIFKLTFEVLIAFFGVVGNVVVILVVSRLGKRKQPGDFYLQNLAIADLGILLLAFPAIVIKEQDAPSWPLGEFACHYIYPVPEMFFGASVWLIAVISVERYRKVVAAKPQTSRKHKVLLRRAKVFATCVWGASFFVFSFPLYFIVAYEEERKCCKLVWPSWDDGMVLLRLYLVLLTLFSYILPLIVISFTYLVITRTINQSTEILKAMRQEQTMEDNRGRISLAKVESVRINHNRRAKKILTPLVLVFAATMLPLSILRLTLVLWLELSTQDYYGNLLYIISVFVIFNSSVNPVIYSVVSREFRKGMNNLCSRRFNKSSSYNLAEGVRSRRRSARRNTAAITCGCGNDNSTKQ, from the coding sequence ATGAGTCAACAAACTACTGGAAAGGACTTCTCTCAAACAGACATCTTCAAACTTACGTTTGAAGTACTTATAGCTTTCTTTGGAGTTGTTGGAAACGTAGTTGTAATTTTAGTCGTGAGTAGATTAGGAAAAAGGAAGCAGCCAGGAGATTTTTATCTACAAAACTTAGCCATAGCGGACTTGGGCATCTTGCTGCTGGCGTTTCCTGCTATTGTCATCAAAGAACAAGACGCGCCGAGCTGGCCCTTAGGAGAGTTCGCCTGTCACTATATATACCCAGTACCGGAGATGTTTTTTGGGGCATCCGTTTGGCTTATTGCAGTGATATCTGTGGAGAGATATCGTAAAGTCGTTGCGGCAAAGCCTCAAACTTCAAGGAAACACAAGGTTTTGCTTCGACGAGCTAAGGTTTTCGCTACGTGCGTGTGGGGAGCATCATTTTTCGTCTTCTCTTTTCCGCTGTATTTCATAGTTGCGTATGAAGAGGAAAGGAAGTGCTGTAAGCTGGTTTGGCCTTCGTGGGATGATGGTATGGTATTACTAAGACTTTACCTGGTGTTACTAACTTTGTTCTCCTACATCCTGCCGTTAATCGTCATTTCCTTCACTTATCTCGTGATAACGCGGACAATTAATCAAAGCACTGAAATCCTCAAGGCGATGAGACAGGAGCAGACGATGGAAGACAACAGAGGACGAATCTCTCTTGCTAAGGTCGAAAGTGTACGCATAAATCACAACAGACGGGCCAAGAAAATTCTAACTCCACTCGTTTTGGTTTTCGCCGCTACAATGCTTCCTCTTTCCATTCTGCGTCTTACCTTAGTACTCTGGCTAGAATTATCCACACAAGATTATTATGGAAACCTCTTGTACATAATatctgtttttgttattttcaattcGTCTGTAAATCCTGTCATTTATTCTGTCGTTAGTCGGGAATTTCGTAAAGGGATGAATAACTTATGCAGCAGACGCTTCAATAAATCCAGTTCCTATAATCTTGCCGAGGGGGTTCGATCGCGACGTCGATCAGCACGGCGCAACACTGCTGCCATAACGTGCGGTTGCGGGAACGATaactccacaaaacaataa